Genomic DNA from Enterococcus saccharolyticus subsp. saccharolyticus:
TCATAAACAAGTGGTTTACCTGTTGGAATTTCAAGTCCCATAATGTCGTCATCAGAAATACCTTCAATGTGTTTTGCTAAAGCACGTAAAGAGTTACCATGTGCGGCAACTAACACCGTTTTACCATCTAATAATGCTGGGGCAATTTCATCTTCCCAAAATGGCAATGCACGTTCTAAAGTTACTTTTAGATTTTCGCCACCAGGAACAGTGCGCGGATCTAAGTGTGCGTAACGACGGTCTGGTTTTGCATCTGATAATGGAGGCAATGTATCGTAAGAACGACGCCAAATAAGAACTTGCTCGTCTCCGTACTTATCACGAGTGGCTTGTTTGTTTAATCCTTGTAATGCACCATAGTGACGTTCGTTTAAGCGCCATGATTTAATTGTAGGTACCCATAATTGGTCTGAGTATTCTAAGATGTAGTTACAAGTTTTGATTGCACGGGTTAAGACAGAAGTGTATGCAATATCAAATTCGATGCCGGCTTCCTTGATTTTGCGTCCACCTTCTATGGCTTCTTCAACACCCTCAGGAGCCAAATCAACATCTTCCCAACCAGTAAACTGATCTAACTTGTTCCATTCACTTAATCCATGACGTGAAAAAACTAATTTTGGCATAAAACCCTCTCCTTTATTCATCTGGTTTCTGAAATTTCCATTCCAAATTTATTATACACCCGTTGCTACTTAAATTTCCAATGATACTATGTCATCATTTAGTTAGGAGAATGATATTGGATTTTACTAACCATCCATTTAATGTTATTATGGTAAGGCTGAATGAACTTTGTGTAGGATGCAAGACTGCAAATATACATGGTTTGTTGTCAGTAAAAAATCTATCTTAATAAGAAGGTTACGATAGATTTTTGAGCGTCTGTTATTAAAATTTTTTTGAATTGAGTAAGGGAAAGTAGGAATAGCAAAATGGACAAAAAACCTGTAATTTTAATGATTTTAGATGGATTTGGCCTAAGAGACGAAACAGTCGGTAACGCTGTAGCATTGGCTAATACACCGAATTTTGACAAATACTGGAGCAAATACCCACATAGCACATTAAAAGCGTCTGGTTTAGATGTTGGTCTACCAGAAGGTCAAATGGGTAACTCAGAAGTTGGCCACACAAATATTGGTGCTGGTCGTATTGTTTATCAAAGTTTAACGCGTATTGACAAATCAATCCTTGATGGCGAATTTGCACAAGAAAAAGCCTTGTTAGATTTATTTGATTTCGTGAAAAAAAATAACTCTAACTTACATTTAATGGGCTTAGTTTCTGACGGTGGTGTTCATAGCCACATTAACCATCTATTTGCCTTATTAGAAGAAGCGAAAAAACATGGCGTACCAGCCTTTGTTGATGTAATTTTAGATGGTCGTGATGTTTCTCCAACATCAGGTATCAACTATGTAAAACAATTACAAGCAAAAATTGACGAATTAGGTCATGGAAAAATTGCTTCAATTTCAGGAAGATATTACGCAATGGACCGTGACAAACGTTGGGAACGTGTCCAACAATATTATGATGTTGTGATTCACGGCGAAGGCGAAAAATCAACAGATGCAGTTGATGTTGTTGAGAAAAGTTATGCAGCAGGCGTGACAGATGAATTCTTGTTACCAACAGTGATTGTTGAAAACGATCAACCAGTTGCGACAATTAACGACAATGACGGTGTTTTATTCTTCAACTTCCGTCCTGACCGTGCCTTACAAATGTCTCAAGCACTAACTGAAAAAGAATGGGAATTCTTTGAACGTGGCCAAACGCCACAAAATGTGAAATTAGTGACAATGACACAATACTCAGACAAATTAGATACTGAAGTTGTATTTGCACCAATTTCATTAGATAACGTATTAGGTGAAGTTTTAGACAAAAACAACATCAACCAATTACGTATTGCCGAAACAGAGAAATACCCACACGTTACATTCTTCTTCAACGGTGGTTCAAATACTGTATATGGTACTGAAGAACGTATTTTAATTGCTTCTCCAAAAGTAGCAACCTATGATTTACAACCTGAAATGAGTATCTATGAAGTAACAGATGCGTTAGTGAATGCTATCAATGACGAGAAATTTGAAGCAATCATCTTAAACTTTGCAAACCCTGATATGGTTGGTCATTCAGGAATGGTTGAACCAACTGTAAAAGCTATTGAAGCAGTAGATGAATGTTTAGGACGTGTTGTTGAAACTATTTTAGGTAAAGAAGGATTTGCGATTATTACAGCAGACCACGGAAATTCAGAAACATTAATGGATGAAAATGGTAATCCTCATACTGCGCATACAACTGTTCCAGTACCAGTTATCGTTACTAAAGATAATGTGGAATTAAGAACAGATGGACGTTTAGCAGACTTAGCACCAACAATGTTAGATTTATTAGACATTGAATTACCTGCTGAAATGACTGGTAGAAGCCTAGTAAAATAAATGTGATGAACTAGAGGTTGTGTCTACAACCTCTAGTTTTTTTAGACAAAAAATTACGGGAAAACCTTGAAAAATGATCACTTTTCAAAGTTTTCCCGTAATTTTGTATAGAATCTTAATCGTGGCTTATTTTTGTAGTAAAGTAGCAATTTCACTTTCCGATAAATGAATATATTTGTAACATGTTCCAATCGATACTTGACAGGTTGTAGCGATTGTTTGGATCGACTCTTTCTTTTCGAAGAACAGGAACCGAATTTTTTGTACAGTTTCTGCATCGATTTTTGGTCGACCACCAATTTTTCCTTTTTGACGTGCACGACTTAAGCCGAGTAGTGTACGCTCTTTTAGCAGTGCGCGTTCCATAGAAGCCATTTGGTTCATCCATTGGAAATATAATTTACCAGCTGAACCGCGGGTATCAATATTATCCGTTAAACAAATTAAATCAAATTGACTTGCTTGAAAACGCAACATTAAATCTGCTAGTTGTCTTGTTGATTTTCCTAAGCGATAAAGTTGATCAACAACCAACGCATCGCCAGTTTCCATTTGATCGAGGATGTCATCAAGTGATGTCGATTCGGGTTTCAGATAATCTTCATGGAAAATTTCTGTACAACCGAATTCTTGCAAACTCGTCATTTGTGGTTGAGGATTTTCATCCGTAATTGTGGTACGGATATATCCGTATAATTTCATGTTTCATCCCATCCTATTTGTAGAAAATAAATAATAAGAAGAATATCATAAACTAAGTTAAATAGATACCCCCAAATTGACAAAACAGTAGAGTAAATTATCGAACGACTGTTACTGTGTTCGGCCCTTTTTCTTCACCAACGATTATCATATGAACCATATTTAAAAATAATCCATGTTCTACAACACCAACTAATTGATTTAATTCTTCATTTAATTTAAATGGATCTTCAATGACATCTAAATGCAAATCAATGATTGAATGTCCACAATCTGTTATTTTTTTCTCTGTTTCATTTTCCAACCGAAACGTTGGACGATATCCTTTTTCTTCAAAAATACGGAAAAGATGTTCTTCTCCATAAGGAACAACTTCAACAGGCAAAGGAAATTTTCCTAGTTTATCCACCATTTTTGATTCATCAACAATCCAAATCACTTGATCAGAATAAGAGGCAACGACTTTTTCAAATAAAAGCGCAGCGCCACCACCTTTTATTCCTTGAAAATCTGCACTGATTTCATCGGCACCATCAATTGTCAAATCCACACGTGTGACTTCATCAATCGTTTTTACAGGAATCCCTAGTTCTAATGCTTGGTTACGTGAAGCAGACGAAGTCGGGACGCCAACAATGTTTAATTGCTCTTCATTGACTCTGCGACCTAACTCTTCAATCATATAGTAGGCAGTTGAACCCGTACCTAGGCCAACGACCATTCCGTCTTTGACATAGTTTGCAGCTTCAATCCCGACCATTTTTTTTAAATTCAACCTATTCGCCACCTTTAAAATTATTATTTCTTCTATTATTATATAATTCTTATGCGTAAAATGGTAGCTGACAAAAAAATAAAATTAATTGGGAAAAGTAAATAAATATCGTTGACACTATAGAAAATCCATGATATTCTAACGAAGGTGCTTTATGAACAGGTCTCTGGATAGAGACGTGCTGACTGTAGTAAAAGTACAATCTGATAAAGATGCATATTATTGCATTATTTTTTATCGCCAAAAAAGAACCACCTGGATGTGTGGAACTAAACAGCGAATCAAGGAAGGAGGAAAACAAGGAATGCCTACAATTAACCAATTAGTACGTAAACCTCGTAAATCCAAGGTTGAAAAATCAAATTCACCTGCATTGAACAAAGGATATAATAGTTTCAAAAAAGCTCAAACAAACGTGAGCTCACCTCAAAAACGTGGGGTAGCTACTCGTGTCGGAACAATGACACCTAAAAAACCGAACTCGGCTTTACGTAAATATGCGCGTGTTCGTTTGTCTAACTTGATTGAAGTTACGGCTTATATCCCAGGTATCGGACATAACTTACAAGAACACAGTGTAGTATTATTACGCGGTGGACGTGTAAAAGACTTACCAGGGGTACGTTATCATATCGTTCGTGGTGCTTTGGATACGGCTGGTGTAAACGACCGTAAACAATCTCGTTCTAAATACGGTACTAAACGACCAAAAGCTTAATTTTATTCTACAAACTAAAACGACTATTTAAATAAAACCAATTTCGGAAGGAGGAGTTACGGATGCCTCGTAAAGGTCCTGTTGCAAAACGTGATGTATTACCAGATCCTATTTATAACTCAAAATTAGTAACTCGTTTAATCAACCGCGTAATGGTTGACGGTAAACGTGGAGTTGCTGCGAATATCATCTACAACTCATTTGATATTATTAAAGAATCTACAGGCAATGATCCATTGGAAGTTTTCGAACAAGCAATGAAAAACATCATGCCTGTATTAGAAGTAAAAGCTCGTCGTGTTGGGGGTTCTAACTATCAAGTACCAGTTGAAGTTCGTCCTGAACGTCGTACAACTTTAGGTCTACGTTGGGTTGTTAACTACGCTCGTTTGCGTGGAGAACACACAATGGAAGAACGTCTAGCTAAAGAAATCATGGATGCTGCTAACAATACTGGTGCTTCAGTTAAAAAACGTGAAGACACTCATAAAATGGCAGAAGCTAACCGTGCATTTGCACACTATCGTTGGTAAGATACAAGCTACTTTTTTAGGTAGTATGTATTGTGACAACAATTAGAGAGGAGAACAATCCCACAATGGCAAGAGAATTTTCTTTAGAAAACACTCGTAATATTGGTATCATGGCCCACGTTGATGCTGGTAAAACAACGACAACTGAACGTATCTTGTATTACACTGGTCGTATCCATAAAATTGGTGAAACTCATGAAGGAGCTTCACAAATGGACTGGATGGAACAAGAGCAAGAACGTGGAATTACGATTACTTCTGCTGCGACAACTGCGCAATGGAAAGGTAACCGTGTAAATATCATCGATACACCAGGACACGTGGACTTCACAATTGAAGTACAACGTTCTCTACGTGTACTTGACGGTGCTGTAACTGTATTGGACTCACAATCAGGTGTAGAACCACAAACAGAAACAGTTTGGCGTCAAGCGACTGATTACCGTGTACCACGTGTTGTATTCTGTAACAAAATGGATAAATTAGGTGCTGACTTCTTGTATTCAGTATCTACATTGCATGACCGCTTGCAAGCAAATGCACATCCAATCCAATTACCAATTGGTGCAGAAGACGACTTCACAGGAATTATTGACCTTGTGAAAATGAAAGCTGAAATCTATACAAATGACTTAGGTACAGAAATCGAAGAAACTGAGATTCCTGCTGAGTACGTTGAACAAGCTGAAGAATGGCGCGAAAAATTAATCGAAGCTGTAGCAGATACAGACGAAGATTTAATGATGAAATTCTTAGACGGTGAAGAAATCACTGAAGAAGAATTAAAAGCTGGTATTCGTAAAGCAACATTAACGGTTGATTTCTTCCCAGTAATGTGTGGATCAGCCTTCAAAAATAAAGGTGTACAATTGATGTTGGATGCAGTTATTGACTACTTGCCAGCACCAACTGATGTACCTGCAATCAACGGGATTAACCCTAAAACTGATGAAGAAACTGAACGCCCATCATCTGATGAGGCACCATTTGCTTCATTAGCATTTAAAGTTATGACTGACCCATTCGTAGGTCGTTTGACATTCTTCCGTGTATACTCTGGCGTACTTAACTCTGGATCATACGTATTGAATGCATCAAAAGGCAAACGCGAACGTATCGGACGTATCCTACAAATGCATGCGAACACTCGTGAAGAAATTCAAACAGTTTATTCTGGAGATATCGCTGCAGCTGTTGGTTTGAAAGATACAACTACAGGGGATACATTATGTGATGAAAAAGATCCAGTTATCTTAGAATCAATTGAATTTCCAGAACCAGTTATCGAAGTTGCTGTTGAGCCTAAATCAAAAGCTGACCAAGATAAAATGGGTGTTGCTTTACAAAAACTTGCTGAAGAAGATCCATCATTCCGCGTAACAACTAACGTTGAAACTGGTGAAACAGTTATCGCAGGTATGGGTGAACTTCACTTAGACGTCTTAGTTGACCGTATGCGTCGTGAATTCAAAGTTGATGCGAACGTTGGTGCGCCACAAGTATCATACCGCGAAACATTCCGTGCAAGCACTCAAGCCGAAGGTAAATTTGTACGTCAATCAGGTGGTAAAGGTCAATACGGTCACGTATGGATCGAATTTACACCTAACGAAGAAGGAGCAGGTTTCGAGTTCGAAAACGCAATTGTCGGTGGTGTGGTTCCTCGTGAATACATCCCTGCAGTTGAAAAAGGTTTAGAAGAATCAATGGAAAACGGTGTATTAGCTGGTTATCCATTAGTTGATATCAAAGCTAAACTTTATGATGGTTCTTACCATGATGTCGACTCAAATGAAACTGCCTTCCGTGTTGCTGCTTCTATGGCATTGCGTGCTGCTGCTAAAAAAGCACAACCTGCAATTCTAGAACCTATGATGAAAGTAACAATTACAGTTCCTGAAGAATATTTAGGTGATGTAATGGGTCACGTTACTGCTCGTCGTGGACGTGTAGAAGGTATGGAAGCACATGGTAACTCACAAATCGTTAACGCAATGGTGCCGTTATCTGAAATGTTTGGTTACGCAACAACTCTACGTTCTGCAACTCAAGGACGTGGAACATTCATGATGGTATTTGACCACTATGAAGATGTACCGAAATCAATTCAAGAAGAAATTATTAAGAAAAATGGCGGAAACGCTGGTTAATCTTAATTGATTCTATGAAATTATCCAAATAACTATATTTTTTGGAGCATTTCGTGTACAATATATTACGATGATATGGGCAAGGAATCTTTTAGATTCCTTACCTATCAAATATAAAATAAAAACGCATTTTTAGGAGGAACATTTAAAATGGCAAAAGAAAAATTTGACCGTTCTAAAGCCCATGTAAACATTGGTACTATCGGACACGTTGACCATGGTAAAACTACATTAACAGCTGCAATTACAACTGTTTTAGCTAAAAAAGGTTGGGCACAAGCTTCTGCTTACGACCAAATCGATGGTGCTCCAGAAGAGCGCGAACGCGGAATCACTATCTCAACTGCTCACGTTGAATACGAAACTGAAACTCGTCACTACGCTCACGTGGACTGCCCAGGACACGCGGACTATGTTAAAAACATGATCACTGGTGCTGCTCAAATGGACGGCGCGATCTTAGTAGTATCTGCTGCTGATGGTCCTATGCCTCAAACTCGTGAACACATCTTGTTATCTCGTAACGTAGGTGTTCCTTACATCGTTGTATTCTTAAACAAAATGGATATGGTTGATGACGAAGAATTATTAGAATTAGTAGAAATGGAAGTTCGTGACTTATTATCAGAATACGATTTCCCAGGCGATGACACTCCAGTTATTGCAGGTTCTGCTTTGAAAGCTTTAGAAGGCGATCCAGTTTACGAAGAAAAAATCTTCGAATTAATGGCTGCAGTTGACGAATATATCCCAACTCCAGAACGTGATACTGAAAAACCATTCATGATGCCAGTTGAGGATGTATTCTCAATCACTGGTCGTGGTACTGTTGCTACAGGTCGTGTTGAACGTGGACAAGTTCGCGTTGGTGACGTTGTAGAAATCGTTGGTATCGACGAAGAAACAGCTCAAACTACTGTAACAGGTGTTGAAATGTTCCGTAAATTATTAGACTACGCTGAAGCAGGCGATAACATCGGTGCTTTATTACGTGGGGTTGCTCGTGAAGACATCCAACGTGGACAAGTATTAGCTAAACCAGGAACAATCACTCCTCATACAAAATTCGTAGCTGAAGTTTACGTTTTAACTAAAGAAGAAGGTGGACGTCATACTCCATTCTTCACTAACTACCGTCCTCAATTCTACTTCCGTACAACTGACGTAACTGGTGTTGTAGAATTACGCGAAGGTACTGAAATGGTAATGCCTGGTGACAACGTAACTATCGACGTTGAATTAATCCACCCAATCGCTATCGAAGACGGAACTCGTTTCTCTATTCGTGAAGGCGGACGTACTGTTGGTTCAGGCGTTGTTAGCGAAATCAAAGCTTAATTTGATAACTGCTTTCCAAACTCTCCAAACTATTTATAGTTTGGAGAGTTTTTTTGTATCTTATTTCCGTATCGATACGGAAATAACCTCTATTCTAAAATGAAAGCGTTTTATGTTATGATGCAAAAGTAGTCAGGGGTGTCTAAACACAACCATTAGTTAAATCATTTTTTATAAATGGTATGATATGTGAAGACGATGGCTGTATAAAAGTAAAAAATAAATGAACTTTTAGGAGGAAAAGAGTATGAAAAAAGCGTTAATCATCTGTGCTGGAGGCATGTCTTCTTCAGTAATTGCTAAAAAAACAACAGAGTTTTTTGCAAGTAAGGGAAAAGAAATTGAATTAGATGCAACTTCGGCTTCACAAGGTGCAAGCACAATTTCGAAAGATGAATATGATTTATATTTAGTTAGCCCACAAACCAAAATGTATTTTGATAATTTGAAAAAGGCTGCTGATAAAACAAATAAACCAATCGTAAATATTCCACCACAAGCGTATGTTCCAATTCCAATGGGGATTCAAAAACTAGCTACTGTGATTGAAGAAAATATTTAATACTTAAAGGTTGAGAGAAAATGTTGAATCAAAAAGAATTATCAATAATCAAATTACTTTTTGCCAATCGTCATAGTTACACAACAAGTCAGGAAGTTGCTTCCAATCTTTATATATCCGATCGAACAGCACGTAAATATTTGCATTTAGTCGGAGATATTTTAGAAAAAAATGGCGCTCATTTAGAGGCGAAACAAGGACAAGGGTATCGATTGTTGATAACTGAAGATCAACAATTTCAACAGTTTTATCAACAAGAAGCGCAAGATGTATCGTTGGTCCGAGATGTCACCACGATTCATGAGTCAGAAGACCGCCAATACTTCATCTTACATCGCTTGCTGTTTGAGCAAAATGAAGCACGAGTAGATGACTTAGCGAGTGAACTTTTTGTCTCTCGTTCAACGATTTCCAATGATATTGTAGAAATCAAAAAAATGCTAAAATCTTATAAACTTGAAGTCAAAAGTAAATCAGGTGTGGGTATTTATATTGTTGGCGACGAGCAAAACAAACGACATTTTGTTATGAGTTACTTTTTCATGAATCATCTGCACGATAATTTATATACATTTTCGATGTATGCCGATTTACTTAAAGGAATTAGTATTGAGGAAATCGTGATTATCGTGCTAGATGAATGTCGGGAATCACGGTTAAAACTGTCTGATTTTATTATTTATAATATTGTTTTGCATATCGGTTTAGCAATTAAACGTCTACAAACCGGTTTTCAAATTGAACAAAGTCATGTGACTATTTCAGAAAAATCCAAGGAATATCAAACGGCTCTCAATATTATTCAACGAATAAAAACGAGCATGGGGATTGAATTTCCTAAAGAAGAAGCAACGTACATTTCAATGCATTTGCGCAATCGTTTATCGACAAGTAAAGTATTGAAAAAAACTGATTACAATGAATCTGAAATCAAGAACCAATTATTGATAACGCTAGCGAGCTTAGATAAAAAAACTGGTTTTCAGTTTGAACAAGACACGAGCTTAATTAATGGATTAATGATGCATTTTACACCATTGTTGTTGCGACTACAAAATGGTACGAGTATCAAAAATCCTTTATTAGATGAAATTAAGCAAAAATATTCCCAATTATTTGAGATGACGATTCAGTATTTTTCAGAAATGCCTGTTTTTGAAAAGTATCAAGTCACCGAAGAAGAATGGGCGTATGTCACCATCCATTTAACCGCTGCGGTCGAACGCTTTTTCAATGATCAAAAAGCCCGTGTGTTAGTAATTTGTGCGACAGGACTGGGAAGTTCTCAAATGTTGAAGATTCGTTTGGAGCATGAATTCAGTTCAAAAATCGTTATTGATTCGGTCGTGGGTTATTATGAATTATCCAATCAAAAACTAGATGATATTGACTTAATTATCTCATCGATTGCTTTACCGATGGATGGCTACAATATTCCCGTGATTCATGTGAGTGTTTTTCTTGGTGAAGGCGATATTCAACGAATTAATCATGAATTATCGAAACATAAAGGCATTCAACGTGTGAATAGTCAAACAATGTTATTAACAGGTGAGTCTAAAAAACAGCAAATTGCTTTAGTCGATCAATATTTTGCACCTGAATTGTTTTTGTATCTTCCTGGTAAAAGCGTTAAAGAGCAAGTAATCAAAGAATTGGTTGCACGAGTTGAAAAAATAGAAGGATCACCTTTAAGTGAACGTTTAATGAAACAATTGCAGTTACGGGATACGTATAGTTCAGTTGCTTTCTCTTCTTCTTTAGCAGTGCCGCATCCAATCGAACCAGTTACACAAAATGCTCATGTTGCTGTGGCAATCGCGCCAGAGGGGATTTTTTGGGATGATGAACATCCTGCAGTACAATTGGTCTTTTTATCTTTACCAGATAAAGCAAGACAAGTTCAAATTGATAAAATTAATCAAATGTTTGTACCAATTTTAGAAGACAAAGAATTTGGGGATTCTTTAGTTGCTAGTCAATCATTTGATGAATTTATGAAAAAATTTGTTAGTTATTTATAAAAGGAGAAAGAAAATGGAGTCGGAAAAAATACAGGAAATCGCTTTTGAGATTATTTTATACAGTGGTGATGCGCGTACTTTAGTTCATGAAGGTTTTCAAGCAATGCGTGCGGATAAATTTGAAGAAGCTGCAGAGAAATTGGAAGCTGCCAATGAATCATTAGTGAAAGCCCACAAATCACAAACAGGCTTGTTACAAGCTTATGCAAATGGTGAGAAAGTCGTAATGGAAGTTATCATGGTGCATGCACAAGATCATTTGATGACAACGATGACGTTACGCGAAGTGGCACTGGAAATGTTAGCTTTATATGAACGAGGACGTTAACCTCGTTGATAAACTTGGGTCAGAAGGGTGAGAAATCATGAAACAAAACACAAAACAACAGCGACAACAATTTAAAAAAGAAACTGCCGTCAAAAATTTCAGATATAATCGCTATTTATTCTTACGTTATATGTTAGCGGTGTTCTTTTTTGCGAATTTGTACTGGGCGCTAGGTCTTGTGTTGGGTGGCGAGATGACTGCTCTTTTACCGGGATTTTTGATTGTGTTTAGTCTGATGGCAGTCGCCGAACATGTGAAATTATATGGCGCAAAAGAATATGATTCAAGACAATTGCATTACAATCGTTTGTATCATTATTGTCAACTAGGGGTTAATTTATTGATGATTTTGATTTCTTTAACAGGAGTAGGGTATTCATTCTTCTTTCCGTTTTTAGAGACAACGATGAAAGCACGCTTGATAATTTCTGGTTTTTTAGCTATTGGAAGTGTCATTTCTTTTGCCTGTATCAAACGGATGCAAGCAATTGACCAGCAGACAGATAAACATTATCAATATATTCAGGAATTTGAAAAAGAAATGAAATAAGAGGAGTGTACACAATGGAAGAACAAAGTAAATTATTTTCAATTTTGGAAAAAACTGTCATGGGACCTATGGGTAAAGTTGCGCAATACAAAATTGTACGTGCCATTATGGGTGCCGGGATGGCAACAATTCCATTTACGATTGTTGGATCAATGTTTTTAGTATTGAATGTATTGCCATTAACGTTTCCTGTATTAGAAGGATTCTTTAATGCAACATTCTTCAAGTTTAGTGATTTATACATGTTAGCAAACAGTACAACAATGGGTATTTTAGCATTGTATTTCTGTATTGTATTAGGCTATGAGTATTCAAAAATTATTGCAGAAGAAGACGGGTTAGATTTATCACCAATGAATGGTGCGTTATTATCTATGTTCGCTTTCTTTATGGCAATTCCTCAATTAGTTTTTACTGAAGGAACAATGGTTCGTGTCAATGATGCCGAATCTGTAATTATTAACGGTTGGGCAATCGGTGGTGACGGTCCGGCTCGTTTAGGAACAGTCGGTATCTTTACGGGAATTATTATGTCAGTTATTGCAGTTCAATTGTACCGTTTATGTGTAGCGAAAAAATGGGTTATCAAAATGCCTGAAGAAGTGCCATTGGGTGTTGCTCGTGCCTTTACAGCATTAATTCCAGCATTCGTTGTAGCATTTGCTGTGATTATTATCAATGGTGCATTAGTAATGTTAGGTACAGATATTTTTGAATTAATTTCTATTCCATTTGGTTTCGTAACAAACTTAACAGACACTTGGTTGGGTCTAATGGTTATTTACTTCTTAGTGCATGCATTATGGTTAGTAGGTATCCACGGTGCGAACATTATCTTCTCATTCATTAACCCAATTGCTTTAACCAATCTGGCAGCAAATGTAACAGGTGCGAATTATGCGTTAGCGGGTGAATTTAACAATGCATATGTAACAATTGGTGGATCAGGTGCAACGTTAGGTTTCTGTCTATTCTTAGTATATATGGCAAAATCAAAACAATTATCTGTATTAGGTAAAGCATCTATCGTTCCAGCTTTGTTCAATATCAATGAACCATTGATTTTCGGGGTACCAATTATTTATAACCCATTCTTAGCATTGCCATTCTTCTTAGCACCAATGGCATCTGCATCAATTGCCTTTTTCGCAATTAAATTAGAGTTCATTAAACCAATCATTGCGCAAATGCCTTGGCCATCACCAATCGGTATCGGTGCATTCATCGGAACTGGTGGCGACATTATGGCGGCTCTAGTAGCAGTTTTATGTGCAGTCGTTTCATTCTTAATTTGGTTCCCATTTGCTAAATCTTATGATGCACGTCTTGTGAAAGAAG
This window encodes:
- the tuf gene encoding elongation factor Tu codes for the protein MAKEKFDRSKAHVNIGTIGHVDHGKTTLTAAITTVLAKKGWAQASAYDQIDGAPEERERGITISTAHVEYETETRHYAHVDCPGHADYVKNMITGAAQMDGAILVVSAADGPMPQTREHILLSRNVGVPYIVVFLNKMDMVDDEELLELVEMEVRDLLSEYDFPGDDTPVIAGSALKALEGDPVYEEKIFELMAAVDEYIPTPERDTEKPFMMPVEDVFSITGRGTVATGRVERGQVRVGDVVEIVGIDEETAQTTVTGVEMFRKLLDYAEAGDNIGALLRGVAREDIQRGQVLAKPGTITPHTKFVAEVYVLTKEEGGRHTPFFTNYRPQFYFRTTDVTGVVELREGTEMVMPGDNVTIDVELIHPIAIEDGTRFSIREGGRTVGSGVVSEIKA
- a CDS encoding PTS cellobiose transporter subunit IIB, whose amino-acid sequence is MKKALIICAGGMSSSVIAKKTTEFFASKGKEIELDATSASQGASTISKDEYDLYLVSPQTKMYFDNLKKAADKTNKPIVNIPPQAYVPIPMGIQKLATVIEENI
- a CDS encoding BglG family transcription antiterminator — protein: MLNQKELSIIKLLFANRHSYTTSQEVASNLYISDRTARKYLHLVGDILEKNGAHLEAKQGQGYRLLITEDQQFQQFYQQEAQDVSLVRDVTTIHESEDRQYFILHRLLFEQNEARVDDLASELFVSRSTISNDIVEIKKMLKSYKLEVKSKSGVGIYIVGDEQNKRHFVMSYFFMNHLHDNLYTFSMYADLLKGISIEEIVIIVLDECRESRLKLSDFIIYNIVLHIGLAIKRLQTGFQIEQSHVTISEKSKEYQTALNIIQRIKTSMGIEFPKEEATYISMHLRNRLSTSKVLKKTDYNESEIKNQLLITLASLDKKTGFQFEQDTSLINGLMMHFTPLLLRLQNGTSIKNPLLDEIKQKYSQLFEMTIQYFSEMPVFEKYQVTEEEWAYVTIHLTAAVERFFNDQKARVLVICATGLGSSQMLKIRLEHEFSSKIVIDSVVGYYELSNQKLDDIDLIISSIALPMDGYNIPVIHVSVFLGEGDIQRINHELSKHKGIQRVNSQTMLLTGESKKQQIALVDQYFAPELFLYLPGKSVKEQVIKELVARVEKIEGSPLSERLMKQLQLRDTYSSVAFSSSLAVPHPIEPVTQNAHVAVAIAPEGIFWDDEHPAVQLVFLSLPDKARQVQIDKINQMFVPILEDKEFGDSLVASQSFDEFMKKFVSYL
- a CDS encoding PTS cellobiose transporter subunit IIA → MESEKIQEIAFEIILYSGDARTLVHEGFQAMRADKFEEAAEKLEAANESLVKAHKSQTGLLQAYANGEKVVMEVIMVHAQDHLMTTMTLREVALEMLALYERGR
- the celB gene encoding PTS cellobiose transporter subunit IIC codes for the protein MEEQSKLFSILEKTVMGPMGKVAQYKIVRAIMGAGMATIPFTIVGSMFLVLNVLPLTFPVLEGFFNATFFKFSDLYMLANSTTMGILALYFCIVLGYEYSKIIAEEDGLDLSPMNGALLSMFAFFMAIPQLVFTEGTMVRVNDAESVIINGWAIGGDGPARLGTVGIFTGIIMSVIAVQLYRLCVAKKWVIKMPEEVPLGVARAFTALIPAFVVAFAVIIINGALVMLGTDIFELISIPFGFVTNLTDTWLGLMVIYFLVHALWLVGIHGANIIFSFINPIALTNLAANVTGANYALAGEFNNAYVTIGGSGATLGFCLFLVYMAKSKQLSVLGKASIVPALFNINEPLIFGVPIIYNPFLALPFFLAPMASASIAFFAIKLEFIKPIIAQMPWPSPIGIGAFIGTGGDIMAALVAVLCAVVSFLIWFPFAKSYDARLVKEEQEAGEELV